The sequence TGCCTAGATTATAGCAATCAGCCAATGAGTGAATTAGCAGTGGCACTCGTGCACAAAATGTCAAATAATTATAAAAGCAATCAGCTTAGCGTTATTAATAATGACACTTCTAATAGATTTACAACTACGGCGGGAAAAGGAGATACCAGAGCTATTTGGTTTGATTTAGAAACGTTAAAGGCTTTTTTATATCATTTAGAAATAGAAACCAAGAAGAAAGATGCTTCAATTTCTGGGACAGATTTAGGTGTTCGTATTTATTATGCCAGTTATCCGGATACAACTTCTTGGGGATTGTTTCCAGATTTGGTAGGGCTTTCCGGAAGTGATTATGAAGATCACCATACATTGGTTATGATTCCCACAATACGCAATAAGAACAATGTGGATGTAGATTTTAACCCTCTTGAACAAAGAACTTTTAGTGATGGTTTAGGAGTAATATTAGATTATGAAAACTCGGAAGCATCTAATCCTCAAAAAACGTTTGCTCTGGCTGGTATAAAAAAGTCATCTAGCTCTAATCAAAATACATCACAAAGAACAGGCGCTCAAAATCATGGTAATTTATATCCACCTCTTGGAGAAATAGGTCTTGGATTCTAAATAATAATCATGGAAGAACTTTGGCACACAATAAAACAAATCCTGTTAGTATTTCAATTATTATCGGCACTAACAGGATGTTTTTATTTTTTCAGATTGAAAAATAGTTATTGGAAATGGTTTGCTGTTTATCTGGTAATTATTTCTATTCAAGAGCATGTTTTGACTTATATTCTTCCTGTTCCTGTTAATGTAAACCAATTTTATAATTTATTTTTTGGACTCCCTCTTGAGTTTATATTTCTTTATTGGCTTTATGCAAGTAAATCACTTCGAAAGAAACAACTATTTATTACTTGTTCTATTGTGTATATCGCAACTATTTTAATTACATATTTTTTTCAAGAAACCAACGATGCAATAAGTTTTAGCCTAAATGTTGGTACTTTAATACTTTCTGTTTTAGTAGTTCTTGAGTATAGAAAGCAGATACGGGATGACAGTATTCTTGAATTTCGAAAGAATAAAATGTTCTATATAAATTTTGGAGTAATATTATTTTATTTAGGCTCTCTTCCTTTTCATGTTTTTCAAAAATACTTATATGCTGATTATAAGGTTGTTGTTGAATATTATTATGTATATTTTCTTGCAGCGAATTGTATTATGTATTTACTATTTATAGCTTCGTTTATATGGGGGAAAGAACAATCATAACTATATCATTTATTATTTTCAATATCGTGCTTATTGTTTTTATAAGCGGAATAATCATTTTTGTAAAACAATATAGAGCTAAAAAGAAAGCACATATGTCTGAGATTCTTAATATTGACGAAAGTCACAAAAAACAACTTCTGGAAACAGAAATGGAGATTCAATCTCAAACCATGAAGCACATAGGTAGAGAAATTCACGATAATGTGGGACAAAAATTAACTCTAGCAAGCCTTTATGCACAACAATTGGCTTTTGAAAATAAAGCCCCTCATATAAATCAAAATATTTCAAATATTAGTGATATCATCAACCAGTCCTTATCTGACCTTCGTGAATTGTCGAAATCTTTAACTTCCAATACCATAGATACAGATTCACTTCCTACACTAATAAAAAGGGAATGCGATAGGATAAACGGTTTAAATATAGCTAAAGTTAGCTTTACAAATAAAGACGAAGTAAAAGTAGATAACTACACAATAAAAAGTGTATTATTTAGAATAACACAGGAGTTTATTCAGAATAGCATTAAGCACGCAGCCTGTAAAAATATAAAGGTATCTTTATACAAAGAACAAACAAATCTGTTTTTAAAATTAGAAGATGACGGAATAGGTTTTGACGTTACCAATGTAAAATCAAATGGTATAGGTCTTAAAAACATTGAAAAACGAACAGAATTAATTGGAGGAGTTTTCAAATTAGAAAGTCAACAAAACCAAGGAACAACACTAACTATCCAAATTTTGATAGCATCATGAAACACACCATAGTTATTATTGACGATCACGTTTTAATTGCCAATGCGTTGAGTGGAATTATTTCAAATTTTAACCAATTTGAAGTGATATATACCTGTGAAAACGGACTCGATTTTCAGGAAAAACTAAAGTTGAAAAACGTGCCAGACATAGTATTATTAGATATTAGTATGCCTATTATGGATGGTTTTGAAACTGCGGAATGGATAAAAATAAACCACCCAGATATTTTGGTAATGGTTCTAAGTATGCAAGAGGATGAGCAAAGTCTAATTAAAATGATTAAAAACGGAGCAAAGGGTTATATGCTCAAAAATATCCATCCCACCGACCTAGAAAAAGCATTAAACGGAATAGTTGATAATGGTCATTTTTTTCCAGAATGGGCTAGAAGTACAGTTTTTACAAGCATTAGTGATGATACAATTAATACACAATCAAAAATAAACCTATCGGAACGTGAAGAAGAATTTCTAAGATTCACCGTTACTGAAATGAACTACCGGGAAATTTCTGAAAAAATGTTTTGCAGCCCCAGAACCGTTGAAAATTATAGAGACAGTCTTTTTGAAAAACTAGAGCTTAAATCACGCGTGGGTTTAGCAGTTTATGCGCTTAAGAACGGATATTCTGAATGATAGGTTTTAGAAGACTCGTTTTAACGTATTTTTAAGACCAAAAAACACTTCACATAGTATCTTTAAAACTTCCTAAAAAAAATCAACCCCCTTATGTTTAGAAACACCCTTAAAATGAGCTTGGTATCTTTAGCTGCCGTTGCTCTTTTCGCTATTTCATGCAAAAATGAAAAAACAGTAATTGCAGATGAAAACGCAAAACTCTCCGTTCCATTCGAAAAATATGAACTCGCAAACGGACTAGATGTTATTCTGCATCAAGATAAAAGTGATCCTATTGTTTCCCTTGCCATTCAGTATGGCGTGGGTTCGAACCGTGAAAAAACGGGTCGTACCGGTTTTGCGCACTTGTTTGAGCATATGCTTTTTCAGGAATCTGAAAACGTACCGCAGGATCAATTTTTCAAAACAATTCAAGATGCTGGAGGAACGCTCAATGGAGGAACCTGGAAAGATGGAACTGTATATTATGAAATAGTGCCCAAAAACGCTATGGAAACCGTTATGTGGCTAGAAAGTGACCGAATGGGCTACTTAATAAACACCGTAACCGAAGCTGCTTTTGAAAACCAACAAGAAGTAGTACAAAACGAAAAACGCCAACGTGTAGATAACAATCCTTACGGGCACACAGGCTGGGTGATTGACAAAAATTTATATCCGGAAGGTCACCCTTACAATTGGCAAGTAATTGGCGAATTGGAAGATCTTCAAAGCGCAACGGTGGAAGATGTGAAGGAGTTTTACAATCGTTTTTACGGACCAAACAACGCAACTTTAGTTTTAGCGGGCGATTTTGATACTTCCGAAGCAAAAAAAATGATTGAAAAATATTTCGGTGAAATTAAACGTCGTCAAGAAGTGGAGCCTATGAAACCACAACCCGTAACACTTTCAGAAACAAAAAGACTTTATCACGAAGATAATTTTGCAACCGCACCACAACTAAATATGGTTTGGCCAACGGTTGAACAATATACCGATGATGCCTATGCCTTGGACTTTTTAGGTGAAATTCTGTCACAAGGAAAAAAGGCCGCGTTGTATAAAGTTTTGGTGAAAGAAAAAGATCTTACCGCCAAAACAACCGCCTACAATAGTTCAAATGAATTGGCTGGTGATTTTCAAATTTCAATAACCGCTAATAATGGTGTGGATTTAGATTCAGTTGAAAGTGGAATTAATGAAGCTTTCGC comes from Aequorivita sublithincola DSM 14238 and encodes:
- a CDS encoding response regulator transcription factor — its product is MKHTIVIIDDHVLIANALSGIISNFNQFEVIYTCENGLDFQEKLKLKNVPDIVLLDISMPIMDGFETAEWIKINHPDILVMVLSMQEDEQSLIKMIKNGAKGYMLKNIHPTDLEKALNGIVDNGHFFPEWARSTVFTSISDDTINTQSKINLSEREEEFLRFTVTEMNYREISEKMFCSPRTVENYRDSLFEKLELKSRVGLAVYALKNGYSE
- a CDS encoding sensor histidine kinase, which produces MSEILNIDESHKKQLLETEMEIQSQTMKHIGREIHDNVGQKLTLASLYAQQLAFENKAPHINQNISNISDIINQSLSDLRELSKSLTSNTIDTDSLPTLIKRECDRINGLNIAKVSFTNKDEVKVDNYTIKSVLFRITQEFIQNSIKHAACKNIKVSLYKEQTNLFLKLEDDGIGFDVTNVKSNGIGLKNIEKRTELIGGVFKLESQQNQGTTLTIQILIAS